In the genome of Streptomyces sp. Q6, the window CCTCGCGCTCTACTTCGTCTCCGGACTCGCGGGCAGCGCCCTGACCTACCTGCTCGCCGCACCGAACCAGCCCTCGCTCGGCGCCTCCGGCGCGATCTTCGGACTCTTCGGCGCGACGGCCGTCCTGCTGCGCCGCCTCAACTACGACATGCGACCGGTCATCGCCCTGCTCGTGATCAACCTGATCTTCACGTTCGGCTGGTCCAACATCGCGTGGGAGGCCCACATCGGCGGCCTGGTCGCCGGGCTCGTCGTCGGGTACGCCATGGTCCACGCCCCCCGCGAGCGCCGCGCCCTCGTGCAGTACGGGACCTGTGCCGTGGTGCTGCTCGCCGTGATCGTCATGGTCGTCGTGCGGACCGCGCAGCTCACTTGAGCCCGGTTCTCCACCGATGTCGACCGACGTTGTCCACAGAGGGTGCCGGATCTTGTGCATGCTGTCGGGAACAACTGTGCCCCTTGTCGCTGACCTGGGTTTTCCCAGGAAGGGCAAGGGGCGAACAGATGGTCGAGCGTGACCTGACCGGTCACACCGGCGTCAACACCGAGTGGGTTATCCACAGATCATGCGACCTTTTGCACACTGTGGAAAGTGCTGTGGATAACTCAGTGGATAGCTTGGGGCAGAGCTGCTGACCCGGCTGCTTTCCGGGTCACTTCCACTGCGTGGAGACACCGAAGCCGGCGGCGATGAAGCCGAAGCCCACCACGATGTTCCAGTTGCCGAGGGAGTCGAGCGGCAGGGATCCGTCCGTCACGTAGAAGACCACGATCCAGGCGAGCCCGATGAGGAACATCGCGAGCATCACCGGGGCCACCCAGCCGCGGTTGGTCAGCTTGATATTGGCTGCCTGCTTCGAGGCGGGCGGCGGCGTGTAATCGGCCTTCTTGCGGATACGTGACTTCGGCACGAGGGTCTCTCCTGTCGATGCGCTGCGTGGCCGCGCAGGGGAACGTGGGCTGGCTCCGGAGCAGCGTACAAGGGGAAGTTCTGGGGAAACCTGGTGCTCCCCCGGGCGTCCGTTAGCGTAGTGCTTCCGCGGCGTCGAAGGAGATAAGGGTACGTTGAGCAATTCTGCCGACCCTGACAAGAGCGGGCGCTTCCGGCCTGTGCGCCTGCTCACTGTGGGCGTTTTCGCCCTCGCGGGGCTCATCTTCTTCACCAGTTTCAATACGGCCAAGGGCACCAATATCCGTACGGATGCGTCTCTTCTGAAGCTCTCCGACCTCATTCAGGAGCGGAGCCACAAGAACAAGGAACTGGAAGAGGCGAACAGCGGGGTCCGCGGTGATGTCGAGGCGTTCGCCGAGCGGGACGACGGGTCGACGAAGGCCGAGGACGAGAAGCTCGACCGGCTCGAAGAGGCGTCGGGGACGAAGAAGCTCAAGGGGCAGGGCGTCTCGGTGACGCTGGACGACGCTCCGCCGAACGCCGTGGCGAAGCTGCCCGGCTATCCGGAGCCGCAGCCCAATGACCTCGTCATCCACCAGCAGGACCTCCAGGCGGTGGTGAACGCTCTGTGGCAGGGCGGTGCCAAGGGCATCAAGGTCATGGACCAGCGGCTGATCTCCACGTCCGCCGTGCGCTGTGTGGGCAACACCCTGATCCTTCAGGGCCGGGTCTACTCGCCGCCGTACAAGATCACCGCGGTCGGGGATCCGGAGGCGTTGCAGAAGGCCGTCGCGGCGTCGCCGGAGATCCAGAACTACATGCTGTACGTGAACGCGTACGGGCTCGGCTGGAAAGTCGAGGAGGACGGGGCGGTGACTCTTCCCGGTTACTCGGGCACAGTGGATCTCCACTACGCGAAGCCCACGCAGTAGCCGCCAGAAGTCACCCGTGGACACCGGGGGGTGTCGGTGCGAGTCGTCGTCCGGACGTTCAGCGAGCTGTGCATCACCGTCGGCGCCCTGATCGTGTTGTTCGTCGTGTACGTGCTGTTCTGGACCGGGGTGAAGGCCGACGGTGCGATGGACCGTCAGATCGATGCCCTTCAGGAGCAGTGGGCGAAGCGGCCGGTGGCCAGTGCCGGGCCGGACGGGCCGGACGGGCCGGACGAGATGCGGACGTCGCCGCCGAAGCCGCCCGTGTACGAGGACGGGAAGCCCTTCGCCGTGATGTACATCCCGCGGCTTGGTTTCACGTGGAACAAGCCGGTGCTGGAGGGCACGAAGGTCGGGACCCTGAAGAAGGGGCTCGGGCATTACGCCGGTACGGCGCAGCTCGGGCAGAGGGGGAACTTCGCGGTGGCGGGGCACCGGCGGACGTACGGCGATCCGTTCAAGGACTTTCCGAGGCTGCGGCCGGGTGATCCGGTGGTGCTGACGGATGGGACGAGCTGGTTCACGTACGTCATCGACACGAAGCCGTACAGGACGGTGCCGAGTGATGTGGCGGTCATCGATCCGGTGCCGCGCAAGTCCGGGTACGCGGGGCCGGGCCGCTATTTGACGCTGACGACGTGTGAGCCGGAGTGGGGGCACAGTCATCGGTTGATCGTCTGGGCGCACCTTGATTCCACTCAGCCTGTGGAGGCCGGGAAACCGGAGGCGTTGCGCCGTTAGTCTGGTGGCGTACGCAGACAGTGTGGAGGGAGCGACCGGCATGTACGGCTGGATCTGGCGGCATCTGCCGGGGAACGCGTGGGTGAGGGCACTGATTTCGCTGCTGCTGGTCCTTGCTGTCGTGTACGTCCTCTTCCAGTACGTCTTTCCGTGGGCCGAGCCGCTGCTCCCCTTCAACGATGTGACGGTGGACGGCCAGTGAGCGCGCGCATTCTTGTTGTCGACAACTACGACAGCTTCGTTTTCAACCTCGTTCAGTACCTGTATCAGCTGGGTGCGGAGTGTGAGGTGTTGCGCAATGACGAGGTGACGACCTCGCATGCGCAGGACGGTTTCGACGGGGCGCTGCTCAGCCCGGGGCCGGGGGCTCCGGAGCAGGCGGGTGTCTGTATCGAGATGGTGCGGCACTGTGCTGCGACGGGTGTGCCGGTCTTCGGCGTGTGTCTCGGTATGCAGTCGATGCAGGTCGCGTACGGGGGTGTGGTGGACCGGGCGCCGGAGTTGCTGCACGGCAAGACGTCGTTGGTGCGGCATGAGGGCAAGGGTGTCTTCGCGGGGTTGCCCGATCCGTTCACCGCGACGCGCTATCACTCGTTGGCGGCGGAGCCGGGGACCGTTCCGGATGCGTTGGAGGTCACGGCGCGGACCGAGGACGGGATCATCATGGGGCTGCGGCATCGGGAGTTGCCGGTGGAGGGTGTTCAGTTCCATCCGGAGTCGGTGCTCACGGAGCATGGGCATCTGATGTTGGCGAACTGGCTCGTGGAGTGTGGTGACGCGGGTGCGGTGGCCAGATCGGCGGGGCTGGCGCCGGTCGTGGGCAGGGCCTCGGCGTGACCGCGCTGCGCCCCGAACAGGA includes:
- a CDS encoding aminodeoxychorismate/anthranilate synthase component II encodes the protein MSARILVVDNYDSFVFNLVQYLYQLGAECEVLRNDEVTTSHAQDGFDGALLSPGPGAPEQAGVCIEMVRHCAATGVPVFGVCLGMQSMQVAYGGVVDRAPELLHGKTSLVRHEGKGVFAGLPDPFTATRYHSLAAEPGTVPDALEVTARTEDGIIMGLRHRELPVEGVQFHPESVLTEHGHLMLANWLVECGDAGAVARSAGLAPVVGRASA
- a CDS encoding DUF881 domain-containing protein, whose product is MSNSADPDKSGRFRPVRLLTVGVFALAGLIFFTSFNTAKGTNIRTDASLLKLSDLIQERSHKNKELEEANSGVRGDVEAFAERDDGSTKAEDEKLDRLEEASGTKKLKGQGVSVTLDDAPPNAVAKLPGYPEPQPNDLVIHQQDLQAVVNALWQGGAKGIKVMDQRLISTSAVRCVGNTLILQGRVYSPPYKITAVGDPEALQKAVAASPEIQNYMLYVNAYGLGWKVEEDGAVTLPGYSGTVDLHYAKPTQ
- a CDS encoding class E sortase; the protein is MRVVVRTFSELCITVGALIVLFVVYVLFWTGVKADGAMDRQIDALQEQWAKRPVASAGPDGPDGPDEMRTSPPKPPVYEDGKPFAVMYIPRLGFTWNKPVLEGTKVGTLKKGLGHYAGTAQLGQRGNFAVAGHRRTYGDPFKDFPRLRPGDPVVLTDGTSWFTYVIDTKPYRTVPSDVAVIDPVPRKSGYAGPGRYLTLTTCEPEWGHSHRLIVWAHLDSTQPVEAGKPEALRR
- the crgA gene encoding cell division protein CrgA, which codes for MPKSRIRKKADYTPPPASKQAANIKLTNRGWVAPVMLAMFLIGLAWIVVFYVTDGSLPLDSLGNWNIVVGFGFIAAGFGVSTQWK